The Mesotoga sp. UBA6090 DNA segment AATCAAGCCACTCGTTGATCGCCTGAATCATGATCTCATACTTATTTACTTCAGTTGCACCTGACGAGAAAAGAAGAGCTGTTGTAAGTAAGCACAGAAGAAGCGTAAACCTTCTCATTATTTCTCCCCCTCATTCTCGTTTCTTTCCCAGAAATATCAATATGATACCGCATGTTACAATTCAGACAAAACTCAGACAGCTATTCGCGCTTCATATGTATGATTTGCCTCGGAGCGATGTGACGTTGATGAATTTGCATTTTCTGGCGAAATACGTGCAATCATATTGCTGGAAACCGCCTTACCACAAGACTCGATTATGCGTGAGCGTCTCTATTCCTTGTTTTGATGTCAATGTAACAAGTGGTATATTGATCGTTTGAGCGCATTGTACAGCTTGCCGTATATTGCCTGAGTCTTCACGTGCTTACTCTGAGTGCGAGGCCTCGCTTATGGAGGTGTGGGAATGAACAAATCGGTATGGCTTATACTCTGCGTTATATTGCTGGCAACGCTGGGACTGGCAAACACAGAACCGGTTATGCCCGCGATAGAGACTGTTCTGGACACAGAAAGACCGAAAGACGTGGACATACTGTTGCTGAGAAACGGAGACAAACTGACGGGCACTGTCGTTAACGAGAACTTCTCTATAAGAACCTTCTATGCCCATATAGTCATAGAGAGCAAATACATAGCCGGGATAAACCTCGAAGGCGGGGCGAACAACATAGAATCCATAATCACTGTGAACAACAACCGCTTCTCAGGGTTCATAGACGACGCTTTCATAAGCTTCAAGCTGACAAACGGGCCTCAGCTGGAGATAAGGCGAGAGAAGATACTGAAGATGGTCTTCAGGCAGAGGCCTCAGGAGACGGGGGGAATGAAGTGGAGGCAGTTTATGCAGCTTAAGAATGGAGACTACTTCCACGGGCAGATACTGACGAAGGACATAACGATCTCCACAACTTACGCAAAGATACCGCTCGATTTTGCTACAACCGAATCAATAACTCTCATAGGGGACGCCAATCCGCTCACCACGGTAAAGATGACGAACGGGGACACAGTGCAGGGGATACTCGAAACGGAAGACATAGAAATCGAGCTTGACGTTGGATCGGTGATAGAGGTTTATCAGGATAGGATAGACAGGATATTCTTCAAGGAGGGCTACGTACCAGATAACATACCCTCGATAGTAATGAGCAGTGCGGCGGCGAAGGGAAATTTCATACTTGTTGAGAAGGGCAGTTTCACTATGGGAGACACGTGGGGTGGAGGAGACAGTGATGAAAAACCGACCCACAAGGTGACGTTCACCTACAACTTTTACATAGGCAAGTATGAGGTAACGTTTGATCAATACGATGCTTTCTGTGAGGCCACCGGCAAGAGTAAACCCAGCGATAGCGGGTGGGGAAGAGAAAATAGGTCAGTTATAAATGTGACCTGGTGGGACGCCATTGACTACTGCAACTGGCTGAGTGACAAGGAAAAACTCCCCAAAGCCTATGACAGCAACGGGAATCTGCTGGATAAAGACGGAAGGATAACAACCGACCTATCTAAGGTGGTCGGATACAGACTGCCGACGGAAGCAGAGTGGGAATACGCAGCGAGAGGAGGAAACAAGAGTAAGGGGTATAAGTATTCTGGGAGTAACAGTGTGGATGATGTGGCCTGGTATGATCCTAATTCTGGAGGAATGACACAAGAAGTTGGTTGGAAGGCTTCTAACGAGCTGGGAATCTACGATATGTCTGGAAATTACTCCAGTTCTGCACAGACGGATCCGTATGATAACAGTGATTCCTTCCCAATGGTACGTGGCGGCAGCTGGCAAAGCGATGCGAAGTTCACGCGGGTAGCGTTTCGCTTCTACTTATACCCGCCGGGTTACTCGTCCAGCGGCCTCGGTTTCCGTATTGCAAGGATGGTGCCCTGATTACACTTTAGCCTTTTTACGTTTTTATCCTGCGCTGCGGCTTCGAGCGCCGGGCACGAAGTAGCCCGCAAGCGCGAGGAGACGCAGGAGGTACCGGAGGTTATATGGCCTTCAGGATAATAACGGTTCCATTCGACAACAAAACGGGATTGCTTCTGGATAATCATCTCAGCAAGCTTCGCAGAATTCGACCTGGAAAAAGAAATCGTTTAAGACGTATCCGACATTCTGAAAAAATACTAGACAAACTTACCTCAAAGATCGAAGAAAAATCTTCGGATGTGAAACAAAAATAATCCGCCTATCACTCTGCTCACAATTGCCCTAATCGAGACTTCTTATATCAGAACACAAACACGTACCCCACAAGAAAACTTTCAACTAAGGCCCGAAATTCGGGCAAATTCGGGTTCAAGTCCGGCTGTTAACATAAAAACTAACCCGATTCCAAGATTACCTTGAAATCGGGCTTAGATATATGTGTCAGTGGATAAACAGGTGGTCAGGAAGCGGGGACTTGAACCCCGGACCTCTGGTTCCCGAAACCAGCGTTCTACCAACTGAACTACTTCCTGTCCCGAAAATTCTATCACGTGTCGTCTCCACTTTCAAGAACGGAATTCCCTTCTATGAAGGCACTGCCAACCACGCGATCCTCCATATAGAACACGGCCAGCTGGCCGGCGGTTACTGCCCACACTTTTTCCGGGAAGTGCACTCTAAGCCTGTTGCCGGCCAGAACGCTGACGCTGGCAGGAACAGCTCTCATCGAGCTTCTTATCATACAAAGGCATTCAAATCCGTCACCTGGATCAATGTACCAGTTTGGATCCTTCGCTGTCAGCGAATCCGATGTCAGACTCTCTCTCAGCGCCAGAACAAGCCTGTTCCTTTCGAGATCGAGTCTCTTGACGTAATAACGTTCCCCGCCGGAAACTCCGAGGCCCTTTCGCTGACCGATGGTGTATCCCGACAGTCCGGTATGTCTTCCCAATAGATTTCCGCTTTCATCCGTTATAGGTCCCGGCTTACCCTCAACTCCCCGCGACTTCAAAAAGCTTCTGTAGTCTCCGTCGTGAATGAAACAGATCTCCTGAGAGTCCTTCTTCGAATGCACGGGAAGATCAATCGCCAAAGCCTCTTGCCGGACTTCATCTTTCGTCATTTCACTCAGAGGAAAGAGAATGTTTTGTAGTTTGTGCTTACCGATTCTCGAAAGGAAGTACGACTGATCCTTCGCTCTGTCAAGTGCCCTTGCCAAAAAAATCTTTTCATCCAGGGAGACAAGTCTTGCGTAATGGCCTGTTGCTATCTTCTCAGCGCCGAAAGAGAACATCCGCTCGAGCAGCAGTCCAAATTTTATCGAATCGTTACATACGACGCATGGATTTGGCGTCTCCCCATTCATGTAGGAAGTGGCGAAGTAATAGAGTATCTTTCTAAACTCCTCGCACAAATCTACAATCTTCAGCTCTATGCGCAGATGGTCGGCAACAGCTTTTGCATCATCGACAGCCGCATTCGCGAACGGGTTGCCCTCAAGAACTATCATGTGATAACCAATTACGTCGTTTCCCTGTCTAATCAATCGAGCGGCCGCGACTGCGCTGTCGACACCACCGCTCAACGCAATACCTATTTTCATCTCCATCACCATCACTATCTTAACAGTTGTTTTTGGCTCAAGCGTTTCTAAAGGGTATAATGTCATTGGGAAATATCTCTTCGAGTCGCTGAATCGCATGGTCTGTTGGGCACCGGTAGCATTAACAGATGGATTGCTGCGGCCGGGTTTTGAAGAGAGGTTCTGGTAATGAAAGCATGTTGATATACAATTACTTCATCTTCAATCATAAGGAGGGGTATTATGAAGAAAACTTTGCTAGTGTTGCTCGCGCTGCTGATTTTCGTTGGCTCTGCATTTGGAGTTAAGTATGTGGTCGGCACAAGCGCAGATTTTCCACCATTTGAATATGTAGAGAACGGAGAGTTCGTGGGGTTCGACATTGATCTCATCAAAGCAATCGCCGAGGAGATGGGATTTGAGATCGAAATAAGAGATATGAGCTTCGATTCACTTATTGCGGCTCTGGTATCTGGTAATCTCGATCTCGTCGTCTCGGGAATGACGATTACTTCTGAAAGAGAAGAAGTGGTTTCTTTCTCGAAACCTTATTGGACAGCCGATCAGAGCGTAGTTGTGAGGGAAGACAGCGAAATGACCGTAACTGTTCTCTTCGGAAAGCATAACGTCGGTGTCCAGACGGGCACAACCGGAGATCTCTGGGTCGAGGAAAATCTTGTCGAGACAAAGATCCTTACGGGTAATTTCAAGAGATACGACACATACGTTCTTGCAATGACCGACCTGATCAACAAGAACATCGATGCGATTGTTCTCGACGCACCGGTAGCAGAGAGCTTTGCAAAGGTCAGACCGGTAAAGATCGTTGGAGTCATCAAGACTTACGAAGACTATGGTATTGCAGTAAACAAGGCGAATAAGGATCTACTCAATCTCATAAACGAAGGCATTTCGAGACTTGAAGAGTCCGGAAAGCTCAATGAACTGAACCTCAAGTACTTCTGATTGAAGGGCGGAGGTAGCCATAGATAAACTCGCATTAGTAGTTGATTCTTTGCCTGCTCTTCTGAAAGGAATGTGGGTAACACTTCAAATCACTTTTTTGACTCTGGGGTTGGGCCTTGTTCTGGCCCTCCCCATTTCTTTTGGCCAGGTCTACGGAAACAAGTGGATCAAGGCCTTCATTGCAGGCTATGAAAAGATCCTCAGAAGTATTCCGGAACTGGTAATTCTCTTTCTAATATTCTATGGGTTTCCTAAAATCGGAGTCAGATTCTCTCCATTTGTCGCGGTAGTACTGGGACTGGGCTTCAGATCCTCCGCCTATCAATCGCAGATCTTCAGGGGAGCCATAAACTCCGTCAGCTCGGCTCAAATGAGAGCTGCCAGATCACTGGGAATGACCAATCTGAAGGGGTTTATAAATGTAGTTCTTCCCCAGGCGGTAAGGATCGCCCTGCCGCCATGGACAAACGAGTTCACGATAGTCCTTAAAGACTCGTCACTGGCTTATGCGCTTGGAGTTACAGAGCTTCTTCGACAGGGTGGCTACATTATCGCCACCAAATATGAACCGATGCTTATCTATCTCACGGTAGCTGCCATGTACTTCATAGTGACAATTATTATAAACAAGGGTCTTGGAAGCGTTGAGAAGCGGCTTGCTATACCTGGATTCGACGTAAGGGAGACGGTAAGATGAGCGAAAACAGAGTCGTACTAAGAGTTGAGAACCTTAAGAAATCTTTCGGAGACAAAGAAGTTCTCAAAGGCGTTTCCTTCGATATGAATGAAGGCGAGACCAAAGTGATAATCGGTCCTAGCGGAACCGGCAAGAGCACTTTGCTCTCCTGCATAAACATGCTTGTGACTCCAGATGAAGGCAAGATCTGGTTAGAAAAGGAAGAAGTGACTTCGGCAAAGAACATAAACAGGATTCGCCAGGAGATAGGTTTTGTCTTCCAGGACTTCGGTCTCTTCAATCATCTTACAGCTCTCAGGAACGTCATGGTCGGCTTGACCAAGGTCAAGAAGGTGGAGAAAGAAAAAGCAAGAGAACTGGCGATGAAGGAACTCAAGAGAGTCGGGCTGGAGCGAGAAGCGAAGATGTATCCCGCACAGCTCTCGGGCGGCCAGAAGCAAAGAGTGGGTATCGCGCGTGCGCTCGCAATGCAGCCTAAGATAATCCTTTTTGACGAGCCTACGTCGGCACTCGACCCGGAACTGATCGGGGAAGTTCTCTCAGTTATGAAGAATCTTGCCGAAAGCGGGATGACGATGCTCGTTGTAACTCATGAAATGGGCTTCGCCAGAACCGTATCAGATGAGATCATCTTCATGGAGCACGGCCATATAGTTGAACAGAGCTCTCCTGAAGAGATGTTCAAGAATCCCAAGAATCCCAGAACCAAGGAATTTCTCTTCAAGCTCAACGAGCTCTACGGGGAGTGAATGAATTGGAGAGAATGTGGAAGATAGTTGCCGACAACTGGCCGAAACTACTTGAGGGCCTCGGCGTTACTCTTGAGATGACAATGATCTCCGTGGTGATTGGATTTGTGATCGGCGTGATTTTAGCCATTGCAAGAGTATATGGAAACAAGTTTTTCTACGGAATTTCGACCGCAGTCATTGAGGTGATAAGGGGTACGCCGCTCCTCGTTCAGCTCTTCATTCTGTACTATGGCCTTCCGTCGCTTGGAGTGAACCTGTCGCCCTTCACGGCCGCGATTATCGGCTTTGCTATTAACAGCGGCTGTTACCAGGCGGAGTACCTCAGGGGCTCAATACAGTCGATTGCCAGCAATCAGATGAAGGCCGCAAGATCTCTTGGAATGACGAAGAGACAGGCGATACTGCAGGTGATAATGCCTCAGGCCTTCAGAAGAGTCATCCCGGCATGGACAAATGAATTCATCTACCTGCTGAAATACACTTCATTGGCGTATATAGTCGGTGCGCCTGAACTGATGGCACAGGCGAAGTTCATCGCTTCGAGAAACTTCCAGTTCTTCGAAGTGTATCTCGTTGTTGCTATCATATATCTCGTAGTGGTTCTCTTCTTCACAAAGCTTTTCAGCATACTGGAGAAAAAAGTAGAGATTCCTGGTCTTGAATGGGTTAGATAGGCACGTTCTGCCGTCCATCGAGAGTCGCAGACTTGCCAGCTTAAGGTTTATACAATATAATCTTTACCGATAAAACGGACTCTCCCGGAGGTGGGTCAGTGCAAATCGACGGAGAACATTTGAGGCTATCGGATATCTTCGGTGTCGCGTTCGACAATGAGCCCTGTACTATTGAAGAAGGCGCGGCCAGGCTTCTAGACGAGAGGCGAAAATCCCTTGAGATCATCAGCAAAGAGAAAACGATATACGGAGTGAACACTGGATTCGGAATTCTTGCCGATCATCGAATCTCTCCCGACGATGTCGACGCCCTTCAGAAAAACATAGTGCTCTCTCACGCGGCGGGTGTAGGGGAGCCCGTCCAAAAAGAACTCGTCAGGGCCATAATGCTGGTCAGGGCTAATTCTCTCCTGAAAGGCTATTCAGGAGTGAGAAAGTGCGTCGTTCAGAGGATTCTCGACCTTCTCAACAATGGAATCACCCCTCTGGTCCCCGAGAAAGGCTCCGTCGGAGCCAGTGGAGACCTCGCTCCTCTGGCACACATCGCTATGACGTTGATAGGTGAAGGAGAGTGCTTTCTCGACGGAAAAGTCGTTTCCTCCTCTCAGGCTATGGAGAGAAAGAAACTTCAGCCTCTCGTACTGAAATCAAAGGAGGGCCTAAGCCTTCTCAACGGCACCGCGTTCATGGCCGGAATCGGCGCCTGTGCCACACACACTGTGACACAGCTCTTTGAACAGGCGATTCTCGTTGCGGCGATGTCTGTCGATGCCCTTATGGGAAGCACTTCGCCCTTCGATGCGAGAGTTCAGGAGGCAAGAAGACATCCCGGGCAGAATTACGTGGCCAGAAGACTTCGAGAGACGCTCAAAGGAAGCGAAATCAGGACCTCCCATCTGGACTGCGACCGCGTTCAGGACGCCTACACGCTCAGAACGATTCCCCAAGTGTACGGGGCGGTGAAAGACACAATCGATTATGTTAGGTCGGTCCTGAAAATAGAAGTTAATTCCGCAACGGACAATCCGCTGATATTCGAGAACGGAGACGCTATTTCCGGAGGCAACTTTCACGGAGAACCGGTCGCGTTGGCCGTGGATTTTCTCTCGATCGCCCTGACAGACATGGGCAACATGATCGAGAGGCGGATAGATAGACTTGTCAATCCGAAACTCAACGACCTTCCCGCCTTCCTGACCAACGGAGAAGAGGGTCTTAATTCCGGCTACATGCTATGGCAGTACACTGCGGCTGCACTCGCTTCCGAAAACAAGACTCTTGCACATCCCGCATCCGCAGACTCGATTCCCACTTCAGGCTTTCAGGAGGACCACGTGAGCATGGGAGCCTGGGGAGCAAGAAAGCTCTGGAAAATAGTAGACAACGTTGCGACTCTGATCTCCATAGAGGCGCTTCTTGCCTTCAGAGCGCTTTCTTTCAGACGCCCAAAAAGGTCCAGTGCGGTAATTGAAGGTTTGTTCAAAGATATCGAGGAGATCGTTCCCGATCATAAGGAAGATCGTTATTTCGGAAAGGAGTTTTCCGACGTAAGAAAACTTCTCTTCAGGAGAGCGGAACTGTCGAACCTCTAGAACATATTGTTTACTACACAGATCATCTGAAAGGCCGTAATTGGAGGAAGTACGATTTGACAAGCGAGTTTCTTGGTTCGAGTCGGGAGAAAGATAAAAAAGAGGACGTCGTTCGTCCTCTCTTGAATATCTGGTGCCGGGGGCGGGACTTGAACCCGCACAGGCGGTATGCCCACATGAACCTGAATCATGCGTGTCTGCCAATTTCACCACCCCGGCATCGCACAAATAGTAGTTTATCATTCGCTGTGAGAGGTGTCAAGAGTCGATGAAAGATAAAGCTGTAGTTTTGGCTGTTCGTGCGATACTTACTATTGTTGTAACCGTCTGCGTTGCAGGGCTGCTTATGGGTTCTGACGGGAAGGCTGGGACCATCGCGCTTTTCTTGAACGATCCCGCATACGAATTCAAGCTCTCGCCAATTGAACGTTCTCTGGCCGAACAGGGTATTAAATACACTATTTTCAACATTTTCAATGATGAACTCCCGGAAGACGAGACCGAATTCTCGGCAGTGATAATTGCCGGCGGCGATTCTATGCGGAACTATATAGACTGGAACGACAACGTGTACCGGGGTGGAGAGATAATTCTCAGAGGCGAGGTCCCAATACTGGGTAT contains these protein-coding regions:
- a CDS encoding formylglycine-generating enzyme family protein, whose product is MNKSVWLILCVILLATLGLANTEPVMPAIETVLDTERPKDVDILLLRNGDKLTGTVVNENFSIRTFYAHIVIESKYIAGINLEGGANNIESIITVNNNRFSGFIDDAFISFKLTNGPQLEIRREKILKMVFRQRPQETGGMKWRQFMQLKNGDYFHGQILTKDITISTTYAKIPLDFATTESITLIGDANPLTTVKMTNGDTVQGILETEDIEIELDVGSVIEVYQDRIDRIFFKEGYVPDNIPSIVMSSAAAKGNFILVEKGSFTMGDTWGGGDSDEKPTHKVTFTYNFYIGKYEVTFDQYDAFCEATGKSKPSDSGWGRENRSVINVTWWDAIDYCNWLSDKEKLPKAYDSNGNLLDKDGRITTDLSKVVGYRLPTEAEWEYAARGGNKSKGYKYSGSNSVDDVAWYDPNSGGMTQEVGWKASNELGIYDMSGNYSSSAQTDPYDNSDSFPMVRGGSWQSDAKFTRVAFRFYLYPPGYSSSGLGFRIARMVP
- a CDS encoding amino acid ABC transporter permease; the protein is MWKIVADNWPKLLEGLGVTLEMTMISVVIGFVIGVILAIARVYGNKFFYGISTAVIEVIRGTPLLVQLFILYYGLPSLGVNLSPFTAAIIGFAINSGCYQAEYLRGSIQSIASNQMKAARSLGMTKRQAILQVIMPQAFRRVIPAWTNEFIYLLKYTSLAYIVGAPELMAQAKFIASRNFQFFEVYLVVAIIYLVVVLFFTKLFSILEKKVEIPGLEWVR
- a CDS encoding basic amino acid ABC transporter substrate-binding protein; translated protein: MKKTLLVLLALLIFVGSAFGVKYVVGTSADFPPFEYVENGEFVGFDIDLIKAIAEEMGFEIEIRDMSFDSLIAALVSGNLDLVVSGMTITSEREEVVSFSKPYWTADQSVVVREDSEMTVTVLFGKHNVGVQTGTTGDLWVEENLVETKILTGNFKRYDTYVLAMTDLINKNIDAIVLDAPVAESFAKVRPVKIVGVIKTYEDYGIAVNKANKDLLNLINEGISRLEESGKLNELNLKYF
- the hutH gene encoding histidine ammonia-lyase, with product MQIDGEHLRLSDIFGVAFDNEPCTIEEGAARLLDERRKSLEIISKEKTIYGVNTGFGILADHRISPDDVDALQKNIVLSHAAGVGEPVQKELVRAIMLVRANSLLKGYSGVRKCVVQRILDLLNNGITPLVPEKGSVGASGDLAPLAHIAMTLIGEGECFLDGKVVSSSQAMERKKLQPLVLKSKEGLSLLNGTAFMAGIGACATHTVTQLFEQAILVAAMSVDALMGSTSPFDARVQEARRHPGQNYVARRLRETLKGSEIRTSHLDCDRVQDAYTLRTIPQVYGAVKDTIDYVRSVLKIEVNSATDNPLIFENGDAISGGNFHGEPVALAVDFLSIALTDMGNMIERRIDRLVNPKLNDLPAFLTNGEEGLNSGYMLWQYTAAALASENKTLAHPASADSIPTSGFQEDHVSMGAWGARKLWKIVDNVATLISIEALLAFRALSFRRPKRSSAVIEGLFKDIEEIVPDHKEDRYFGKEFSDVRKLLFRRAELSNL
- the mnmA gene encoding tRNA 2-thiouridine(34) synthase MnmA; translated protein: MTLYPLETLEPKTTVKIVMVMEMKIGIALSGGVDSAVAAARLIRQGNDVIGYHMIVLEGNPFANAAVDDAKAVADHLRIELKIVDLCEEFRKILYYFATSYMNGETPNPCVVCNDSIKFGLLLERMFSFGAEKIATGHYARLVSLDEKIFLARALDRAKDQSYFLSRIGKHKLQNILFPLSEMTKDEVRQEALAIDLPVHSKKDSQEICFIHDGDYRSFLKSRGVEGKPGPITDESGNLLGRHTGLSGYTIGQRKGLGVSGGERYYVKRLDLERNRLVLALRESLTSDSLTAKDPNWYIDPGDGFECLCMIRSSMRAVPASVSVLAGNRLRVHFPEKVWAVTAGQLAVFYMEDRVVGSAFIEGNSVLESGDDT
- a CDS encoding amino acid ABC transporter permease, encoding MPALLKGMWVTLQITFLTLGLGLVLALPISFGQVYGNKWIKAFIAGYEKILRSIPELVILFLIFYGFPKIGVRFSPFVAVVLGLGFRSSAYQSQIFRGAINSVSSAQMRAARSLGMTNLKGFINVVLPQAVRIALPPWTNEFTIVLKDSSLAYALGVTELLRQGGYIIATKYEPMLIYLTVAAMYFIVTIIINKGLGSVEKRLAIPGFDVRETVR
- a CDS encoding amino acid ABC transporter ATP-binding protein codes for the protein MSENRVVLRVENLKKSFGDKEVLKGVSFDMNEGETKVIIGPSGTGKSTLLSCINMLVTPDEGKIWLEKEEVTSAKNINRIRQEIGFVFQDFGLFNHLTALRNVMVGLTKVKKVEKEKARELAMKELKRVGLEREAKMYPAQLSGGQKQRVGIARALAMQPKIILFDEPTSALDPELIGEVLSVMKNLAESGMTMLVVTHEMGFARTVSDEIIFMEHGHIVEQSSPEEMFKNPKNPRTKEFLFKLNELYGE